A segment of the Solanum lycopersicum chromosome 9, SLM_r2.1 genome:
tatttataatagatATCGAACCTCTTTCGGCAATCTATTTCTACAGATTTTGAACCCTTTTTTTCGCATCTGAATACATACATACTAATTAAAAGAGGACAAATCCTACACAATTTTTCAATGGACTGGTAACTACGAGTAAAATAATTCCTAATACATTAATGTAAATTATGTTTACTTTAGTTTtgaatcattaatttttttaaaaaaaacgtaTTATTTTAGTGAGTTAATATAAATAACGACCTACTGATTTGGTAAAAAATTCTGATAACCCTAATTATGTGACTATTTATGAAAGTTATCAgctattttttcttcatatattgTCATTAATTAGAGGAAACCAGACTGGCTTACATAATTCAAAGCAAGCATGCATAGTGATGGAGTCAGAATTTTTCAATAAGGGGTTCAAAATTTATAGTTAAAGTAGTCGAAGGGGGTTCAACatctaatatatacataaaatattagtttaaccatatataaataatataattttccgtCAAAGGAGGGTCGAATGAACCTCTTGTACCAAAATGGAGCcagaattttcaataagagATTCAAAATCTGTAGATGAATTAGTCGAAGGGGGTTCAACatctaatatatacataaaatattagtttaaccatatataaataatataattttccgtCGAAGGAGGGTCGAATGAACCCCTTGTATCAAAATGGAGTCAGAATTTTCAATAAGTGATTCAAAATTTGTAGATGAAGTAGACGAAGGAGGTTCAACatctaatatatacataaaatattagtttaactatatataaataatataattttccgtCAAAAAAGAATCGGATGAACCCCCTGTACCAAGATGGCTCCGCCCTGAGCATGCATGCATGTGATATATTATTTGACGACAGACGTTCAAGTCAACCACTCAAAAATGTTTATCAAATAAGTTTACATAATACAATATGCCAAGTCCATAGGTTTtcaacaaattaataaaaagcataacattaattataatattatatgataaaaaCTGATAATTTGAAGATCAACACAATCTAACTGATATTTTTTTAGAGTAAACTAAGTTGTAGctgttaattaattatgtattaattaCGCCTTTCTTTGACGTACTGCTCGAATTGAAGAAATTAATAGAAAGATGTTTGGTAAGTGAGAGAATTAATGACGTGTGTGTGACGtgtttgataaaaatttgaGATGATTTTTCGAAGGATTTGACTAacgaaatatgaaaaaattaaaaagtatgaAGTTCAAACTTTCaataatttagatatgaaactcaaaaaaaaaagtacaatttaaatgcatttttaatttttatctttttatttttttataacatcataataaatatattattgttatatacTAATACTTTATTTGTATCGGAACTAATTTCCCTTACCAAATTTTATATGTGGATATTTATACGTAGATTATTCTTGTCAATTTTGTTTAGCTTTATCCTTTGGATATCTATGTTAGCCCAACTTGTTCACCAAGTAAATTCAAATCAACAGTAATGCAGTACAGTAGATATTTTCTCTaggaaaaaggtcaaaaatgtcatatgttaaaggaataaaaatatttttaatttatagttcaatttaaaaatatttttattatcaatattttaatttacaaatattcttATCGTCAATACTTATTTCcgtacttcattttttttttccgcACAGTTCATTTTTTATAGCgacaatattatttaaaaattttatgatcATACACTCATgcattttcttcttaaattttttacgatgaatgtaattttaatacaataaaataaatagttcataaaaaatattgcttCCTCTATTCCTAAATATTCTAATTATAGAATGAATTTggagttaattatttttgtccCTTTTTAGTTATTGTCTTGTATtaaaatttagtttatttttaaatgtttgcacatctataattgatatacttttaagtttatatttttcattttactcttgattaatattaaaaaaattatttaagagattcattattattatttttttcaaattgtaaatataattttgattatgtttCTAATCATTGATATAATCGAATAGAAAAACccaaatcaaaaagaaaaaaatcaaatttattcttATTCAAATCGATTAcactttttgaaaatcaaaactaaaaaaattctcACCGAccatcttaaaaaaaaatcaaacgcATATTATTAATATAGTAAACAACTATTATTTAACGATGGAAAAAGTAGGCTACTAGTAGTAGTGTATAGATGTGAGAGAGAATTCAAAGAACCCAAAGTAAAAGGTACCCGACAAGAAATTTCACAACTTGGGAGTTATCACTTATCACCAACCCCCCTCCCTCCACCACTACAAATACCTCCCCATTTCTCCCCACACCAAAaccaaaactaaaactaaaacaaaacttttctatacatttttcatttctgtATCAATCAATATTCTTTGTTTCTGCTGTTTTGAGTAAATCACACTAAGATGTGTGGTGGTGCAATTCTTGCTGATATCATTCCTCCTCGTGACCGCCGTTTGTCATCCACCGACCTATGGCCGACTGATTTCTGGCCAATTTCCACCCAAAATGTTCCTCTCAACCCCAAACGAGCTCGACCCTCTACAGGTACTAGTTAATCATATATAAAGCttaatttgttgattttgtttttatgcTCATTTAGGCATTTCAACAAACAGGTGGTGAGCAGATGAAGAAGAGGCAAAGGAAGAATCTTTACAGAGGGATAAGACAACGTCCATGGGGTAAATGGGCTGCTGAAATTCGTGACCCGAGAAAAGGGGTTAGGGTTTGGTTAGGTACTTTCAACACTGCTGAAGAAGCTGCAAGAGCTTATGATAGAGAAGCTCGTAAAATCAGGGGTAAGAAAGCTAAAGTTAATTTCCCCAATGAAGATGACGACCATTACTGCTACAGTCATCCAGAGCCCCCTCCCTTGAACATTGCTTGTGATACTACTGTTACTTACAATCAAGAATCAAATAACTGTTACCCCTTTTACTCAATCGAGAACGTTGAACCTGTTATGGAATTTGCAAGTTATAATGGAATTGAAGATGGAGGAGAGGAGATGGTGAAAAATTTGAATAACAGGGTTGTAGAGGAAGAGGAGAAAACAGAGGATGAAGTGCAGATACTTTCTGATGAGCTGATGGCTTATGAGTCATTGATGAAGTTCTATGAAATACCGTATGTTGACGGGCAATCAGTGGCGGCGACGGTGAATCCAGCGGCGGAGACCGCCGTGGGCGGTGGCTCGATGGAGCTTTGGAGTTTTGATGATGTTAGTCGTCTACAACCAAGTTATAATGTAgtttaattattgttttgtttaaacttttcataattttattttatcgaaTTAGGAAGAATtgagtttttataatttaatcaaTTGTGTAAAACTATGTTTctaattcattaatattatattggatatgttgttattaaaaaatatttttttttaattattttgttagaaCTATATTTTATTACATAAGATTCAAATTTGAGAGcccttattaataaaataaagttttagtttaattttggGAAGAAATActgatttttaaaatagttaatagTGTTAAATTAGTTTTTAGATCTAATTCACAATTAAAAGTCAAAGGCtagatgtaaaaaaaatacttttcaagCCTCATAAAGAGTTTATCCAGGACTTTTATTGGTAACTTTTACgagaaaaatgattttcaaaagagaattaaaattattttattttattagtaagaAATACTACTAATTGTTGATTTATTTCcatgttatataatttttttttttataattattactttGTGTCTGTCAAAAAGGTGAATGAAGACCAGGCAACGCGGAGTTGCAAAAATTTATTCTACTCattgaaattatcaaaaaaattaaaattctagaACTTTGATTCTCGAAATTTCAGTTGAATCATCGTGCATTATGGTAGTAAGCTAATCAATCGATTTTTAATCATTTGTTGATATTTCCACTAGTAATTTGGTAACAGATAGATGGACCAGTTAACAGtagtaaattattataattaattattgagtACTAAATTAGaccacaaaataataatatttttgaaaagtgaagagcaaaattattttttctataaaaaaacaataaacaagtTAGATGatgcaaaattaaaattgtcGTCATTCCTTAGCAAAGTGTGAAAACTTACGGCGCTGCTGGTTTTGTTGTATAAAACGAATGGCGCACCTCGCAATAGAACAGTAATTGCAAGTTGCAACCTGTTGTGCGGTTCGGATTCCCTGTCTACAACCTAACTAATTAAGTACGTAATTTATTCctaatgatataatttttaattataaatataatgattatgtttgataagatatttttagataaatttagatagagtaattattttaaaaaaatat
Coding sequences within it:
- the ERF2 gene encoding ethylene response factor 2; the protein is MCGGAILADIIPPRDRRLSSTDLWPTDFWPISTQNVPLNPKRARPSTGGEQMKKRQRKNLYRGIRQRPWGKWAAEIRDPRKGVRVWLGTFNTAEEAARAYDREARKIRGKKAKVNFPNEDDDHYCYSHPEPPPLNIACDTTVTYNQESNNCYPFYSIENVEPVMEFASYNGIEDGGEEMVKNLNNRVVEEEEKTEDEVQILSDELMAYESLMKFYEIPYVDGQSVAATVNPAAETAVGGGSMELWSFDDVSRLQPSYNVV